Within the Mumia flava genome, the region ATCGCCGTGATGGCCGGCAACACCTCGACTCCCGGAGCGACCGTGACGTCCCGTGTGCTCGCGGTCCTCGGCGCGTTCGACGCCGACCACCGGCGGCTCCCGCTGACGACGATCGCCGAGCGTGCGGGCCTGCCGCTGCCGACCGCGCACCGGATCGTCGGCGAGCTCGTCCGGGGCACAGCGCTGGTCCGGCGACCGGACGGGCGGTACGTGATCGGACGGCTGATCTGGGACGTCGGGCTGCTCGCGCCGGTCGAGTCGGACCTGCGCCAGGTCGCCGAGCCGTTCCTGCACGACATCTACGCGGCGACCCTGGCGACGGTCCACCTCGCGGTCCGCGACGGCGACGAGGTGCTGTACCTCGAGCGGATGCGCGGACGGGCGTCCGTCCCGGTCGTGAGCAGCATCGGCTCGACCCTGCCGATGCACGCGACCGGCGTCGGGAAGGTGCTGCTCGCGCACGCGCCGGAGGACGTACGGCTGCGTGTGCTCGGGTCGCTGCGCCGGATCACGCGCTACACCATCACCCAGCCCGGCCGGCTCGACGAGCAGCTCGCTCAGGTCCGTCGGGACGGGTATGCCACGACCAGCGAGGAGATGACCCTCGGCGCCTGCTCGGTCGCGGTCCCGGTGCGACGCGACGACGAGGTGGTCGCCGCGATCGGGATCGTCGCCGCGTCCCTGAAGCGAGACCGGTCCCGGCTCGTCACGGCGCTCCAGGTCGCGGCACGCGGGATCGGTCGCCAGCTGCACTGACCCTGGGCGCACGGCCGGCGGGCTGCAGAGGTTCCGCTCAGCGGAAGGCCTGGTTTCGCACCGTGACGCGCGGCACGGTTGCATGACCCCATGAGCGAACGCACCGAGACCACGCAGGTCCTCATCATCGGCGCCGGCCCGGCCGGCATGCTGCTCTCGCACCTGCTCGCCGACGCCGGCGTCGAGTCGATCGTGCTCGAGACCCGGTCGGAGGAGTACGTGGCCGCACGGATCCGCGCCGGCATCCTCGAGCACTCCACCGTCGACCTGCTGCGATCGGTCGGGCTCGCCGACCGGCTGGAGAGGGAGGGCGACGAGCACCGGGGGATCTATCTCCAGTGGCCCCACGAGCGGCACCACCTCGACTTCGTCGACCTCGTCGGACGCTCGGTCTGGGTCTACGGGCAGACGGAGGTGCAGAAGGACCTGGTCGCCGCCCGCGGTGCCGCGGGACAGGTGGTGCACTACGAGGTCGACGACGTCGCCCTGCACGACCTTGAGTCGGACCGCCCGTCGGTCACCTTCACCGACGCCGACGGCACCACGGTCCGCGTCACCGCGACGGCGGTGGCCGGGTGCGACGGATCGTTCGGGCCGAGCCGTGCCGCCGTACCGGACGGAGTCCGCAGCACGTGGGAGCGCACCTACCCGTACTCCTGGCTCGGCATCCTCGCCGACGTGGCGCCGTCGACCGACGAGCTGATCTACGCGTGGCACCCGGACGGGTTCGCGCTGCACTCGATGCGCTCGGAGAGCGTGAGCCGGCTCTACCTCCAGGTCCCGAACGGCACGCCCGTCGACGACTGGAGCGACGACCGGATCTGGGACGCGCTCGCGAGCCGGCTCGGCCACGGCCAGGACGGCTGGGAGCTGACGCCCGGCCCGATCACGGACAAGAGCGTGCTGCCGATGCGCAGCTACGTGCAGGCGCCGATGCGGCACGGGCGGCTGTTCCTGGCCGGCGACGCGGCGCACATCGTGCCGCCGACCGGCGCCAAGGGACTGAACCTCGCGGTCGCCGACGTCGCGCTGCTCGCCCCCGCCCTCGCCGCTCTCGTACGCGACGGCGACGCCCGCCTCGCCGACGCGTACTCCGACGACGCCCTGCGCCGGGTCTGGCGGTGCACGCACTTCTCGTGGTGGATGACGACCATGCTGCACACCGGCGACGACCCGTTCGACGCGCAGCTGCAGCGCTCGCAGCTCCAGTGGGTCGCCACGTCGCAGGCCGGGGCGCAAGGCCTCGCCGAGAACTACGCCGGCCTTCCCCTCGGCTTCTGAGGCTCGCGAGTCGCGCAGGGCGGGCTCGCGAGTCGCGCAGGGCGGGCTCGCGAGTCGATGCTGTCGGTCAGCAGGGCTAGCGTCGGGTCGTGGAGGTTCAGCAGTACGAGTTCGACACGCCGGTGTGGCGTACGCCGGGCGAGACAGGCTGGTACTTCGCGACGCTGCCGCACGACGTCAGCGACGACATCGACGCCCGTACGGAGGTTCGCGCGGGGTTCGGGTCCGTACGGGTCCGGGTGCGCGTGGGTGCGACGGAGTGGGAGACGTCGGTGTTCCCCGATCGCCGGCGCGGGAGCTACGTGCTGCCCGTCAAGAAGGCGGTACGGAAGGCTGAGGGCATCGCCGAGGGCGCCAGGATCCGGATCGCACTGACCGTGCTGCGCACCGCGTGACTCGTGAGCCCGCCGTGCGCGACTCGTGAGCCCGCCGTGCGCGACTCGCGGCTCAGGTGTCGGACGGACGGTCGCCGAGCAGGTAGCGAGGGCCGGGCCCGAGCCGCGCGGCACGGTCGCCCGGGTTCGACAGGCGGCAGGTCTGCAGCGACAGGCACCCGCACCCGATGCAGGAGTCCAGGTCGTCGCGCAGCCGCACCAGCTCGGAGATCCGTTCCTCCAGCCGACCGCGCCACGAGCGGGACAGCCGGGTCCAGTCCCTCTTCGTCGGTGTCCGGCCGGACGGCAGGGTCGCGAGCGCCTCACGGATCTCCTCGAGCGTGAGCCCCACGTGGGCTGCGGTCCGGATGAACGCCACCCTGCGCAGCGTGCTGCGGACGTACCGCCGCTGGTTGCCGGAGGTGCGGATCGAGCTGATCAGGCCGATCGACTCGTAGTACCGCAGGCCCGACGCCGCCACGCCGGAGCGCTCGGCGACCTCCCCGATCGTCAGAACCGGCTCCGCAGACACGCCGCACCTCCCGCCCGAGACTCCCGCCCCGAGGCCCCGGCCCCGGATCGCCGGCGCCGGACGCTTGACCTCAAGTTCACTTCAACTTGCACGATAGCAGCCATGACCACGACCACCACCCGCTCGGACCCTGCGGCAGCCGCGCCGGCCGCCGTACCGTCCGAGGTGCTCGACCTCCTGGCCCGGATCACGGGCGACGAGAAGCACGACCCGGCCTCCCACTCGACCCTCGACGTCCTGTGGGTGCTCCACCGGTACGTGCTCGACGTCGCGCCCGACCGGACGGACGACCCCGATCGCGACCGGTTCCTGCTCTCCAAGGGCCACGGGCCGGCCTCCTACTACGCCGTGCTCGCCGCGCTCGGGTTCATCGCGCCCGACCAGCTCGACCGGGTCGGTTCCTGGGAGTCCAGGCTCGGGCACCACCCGGACCGGACTCTCGTGCCCGGGGTCGAGATCGGCAGCGGTTCGCTCGGGCACGGACTGGCGCTCGCCGTCGGCACCGCACTCGGTCTGCGGGCGCAGGGCCGCACCCGCGCACGCGTCGTCGTGCTGGTCGGGGACGGCGAGCTGGACGAGGGCAGCAACGCCGAGGCGATCGCCCTCGCCGGCCGGCTGGGGCTCGGCCGGCTCACCTG harbors:
- a CDS encoding IclR family transcriptional regulator — encoded protein: MAGNTSTPGATVTSRVLAVLGAFDADHRRLPLTTIAERAGLPLPTAHRIVGELVRGTALVRRPDGRYVIGRLIWDVGLLAPVESDLRQVAEPFLHDIYAATLATVHLAVRDGDEVLYLERMRGRASVPVVSSIGSTLPMHATGVGKVLLAHAPEDVRLRVLGSLRRITRYTITQPGRLDEQLAQVRRDGYATTSEEMTLGACSVAVPVRRDDEVVAAIGIVAASLKRDRSRLVTALQVAARGIGRQLH
- a CDS encoding 4-hydroxybenzoate 3-monooxygenase, translated to MSERTETTQVLIIGAGPAGMLLSHLLADAGVESIVLETRSEEYVAARIRAGILEHSTVDLLRSVGLADRLEREGDEHRGIYLQWPHERHHLDFVDLVGRSVWVYGQTEVQKDLVAARGAAGQVVHYEVDDVALHDLESDRPSVTFTDADGTTVRVTATAVAGCDGSFGPSRAAVPDGVRSTWERTYPYSWLGILADVAPSTDELIYAWHPDGFALHSMRSESVSRLYLQVPNGTPVDDWSDDRIWDALASRLGHGQDGWELTPGPITDKSVLPMRSYVQAPMRHGRLFLAGDAAHIVPPTGAKGLNLAVADVALLAPALAALVRDGDARLADAYSDDALRRVWRCTHFSWWMTTMLHTGDDPFDAQLQRSQLQWVATSQAGAQGLAENYAGLPLGF
- a CDS encoding DUF1905 domain-containing protein, encoding MEVQQYEFDTPVWRTPGETGWYFATLPHDVSDDIDARTEVRAGFGSVRVRVRVGATEWETSVFPDRRRGSYVLPVKKAVRKAEGIAEGARIRIALTVLRTA
- the soxR gene encoding redox-sensitive transcriptional activator SoxR — translated: MSAEPVLTIGEVAERSGVAASGLRYYESIGLISSIRTSGNQRRYVRSTLRRVAFIRTAAHVGLTLEEIREALATLPSGRTPTKRDWTRLSRSWRGRLEERISELVRLRDDLDSCIGCGCLSLQTCRLSNPGDRAARLGPGPRYLLGDRPSDT
- a CDS encoding thiamine pyrophosphate-dependent enzyme, with product MTTTTTRSDPAAAAPAAVPSEVLDLLARITGDEKHDPASHSTLDVLWVLHRYVLDVAPDRTDDPDRDRFLLSKGHGPASYYAVLAALGFIAPDQLDRVGSWESRLGHHPDRTLVPGVEIGSGSLGHGLALAVGTALGLRAQGRTRARVVVLVGDGELDEGSNAEAIALAGRLGLGRLTCVVVDNDSAALGWPGGLAGRFTVEGWDVDTVDAHDQAALRTTLDVTHPDRPRAVVARTAPRGGRR